Proteins found in one Drosophila innubila isolate TH190305 chromosome X, UK_Dinn_1.0, whole genome shotgun sequence genomic segment:
- the LOC117794205 gene encoding sex determination protein fruitless isoform X3 yields MGSEQYCLRWNNHQSNLLGVFSQLLQDGSLVDVTLACSGGPSIRAHKVVLSACSSYFQSLFLQHSDPHPIVILKDVRFAELQTLVEFMYKGEVNVQYCQLPALLKTAESLKVKGLAEMTNQNTTLREPEREPDRLRPHSQASGKAADSPALDATAAAAAAATSSSSSSSSSSATATTTATTTATAAATTTTAAATDNTAATAAGTSSTTTTATAAATTTTTSSAAAAAATAATNTSAAAAAAASTATEASQTSASKREASERCSPTPPKRTASSAATSSSVAPIELLEDEDEDELEEDEMEEDTPMPLDLYQRPAAAAAAAAVASLEPPESSAHSNNNNSSSSSRNNTNNTNNNSSRNNNNSSSSNIINISSCSSSNNNNNSNNNSNNNNSSSNNSSNQISSVAGSPSGSNGDCGATNVATESSSHVAAVAVAVAVDDDDDDDDDDADDNDNDDDMDNDNNNVIVVDRSSAHAAAAAAAAARDIAQRIAHHSARLVHGEDDDEDEEELRESHDRLLHSHSHSHSHSHSPGVLQPKTEIIDDDYDDEMDLDDDDEADNSSNDMGLNMKMSSGGVDLSTGSTVIPSPLITLPSSSAAAAAAAAAAAAAAAIESARSTPGGGASDLSLSMAQSARPASRSSRDGNSTADGRASSLMNPGVAGLLPVQSVPLSLKKEIDCSEDDNSSHSRHMQPRSASAGGGLGGDLDYRASHESETSESPQQHAVGVGAVLGGGLSSSSSSAAAAAAVAAAAAAAHEQQQQQQPPQTSPPPPLHLCIYCGAAFSNQNKLTRHVLSHSLKTLEYREPSAHAALLHSHLLTAHDLNMGALAQAFPFQMNAAMAASAGSSDPQEQAAAVAAALGLEMEIAMHGASCTFQSLTASCLEAAGSSGASGRLGLSGCGSGSSTSGNGGIAATSASLLLGSGGASGGGAAGVGGMGAGVAAGGSAGGGGGGGGGGGSSSPSTSAAASAAAQSGSSAASLLGASSDPNSVVMCDRPFKCEFCGKAFKLRHHMKDHCRVHTGERPFRCHMCGKTFSRSTILKAHEKTHFPKYVRKFLSPSPVDTKDELPQ; encoded by the exons gTGGTCCTCTCAGCCTGCTCCTCGTATTTCCAGAGCCTGTTTCTGCAGCACTCCGATCCACATCCAATTGTGATACTGAAGGACGTCCGTTTTGCCGAGCTGCAAACATTAGTTGAATTCATGTACAAGGGCGAGGTGAACGTGCAATATTGTCAGTTGCCAGCGCTGCTCAAGACAGCCGAATCACTCAAG GTTAAAGGATTAGCCGAGATGACAAATCAGAATACGACGTTGCGGGAACCCGAAAGGGAACCGGATCGACTGCGTCCTCATTCGCAGGCGAGCGGCAAGGCGGCCGATAGTCCAGCCCTGgatgccacagcagcagcggcagcagcagctaccagtagcagtagcagcagcagcagcagctcagcaacagcaacaaccacagcgacaacaacagcaacagcagcagcaacaacaacaacggcagctgCAACGGATAACacagcggcaacagctgcTGGTACAAgcagtacaacaacaacagcaacagctgctgcaaccacaacaacaacatcatcagcagcagcagcagcagcaacagcagcaacaaatacatcagcagcagcagcagcagcagcgtcgacAGCGACGGAAGCGTCACAGACGTCAGCGTCAAAGCGTGAGGCAAGCGAACGTTGCAGCCCAACGCCGCCAAAGCGGACAGCGAGCAGCGCTGCAACATCGTCAAGTGTGGCGCCAATAGAGCTGCTGGAGGATGAGGACGAGGATGAGCTGGAGGAAGATGAAATGGAGGAGGATACACCAATGCCGCTAGATCTCTATCAAAGacccgccgccgccgccgccgccgccgctgtTGCGTCTCTTGAGCCGCCCGAGAGCTCAgctcacagcaacaacaacaacagtagcagcagcagcagaaataACACTAACAatactaacaacaacagcagcagaaacaacaacaacagcagcagcagcaacattataAACATTAGCAGCtgcagcagtagcaacaacaacaacaacagcaacaacaacagcaacaacaacaacagcagcagcaacaacagcagcaaccaaaTCTCATCGGTGGCAGGTTCGCCGAGTGGCAGCAACGGTGACTGTGGCGCCACAAATGTTGCAACTGAGTCAAGCAGCCATGTTGctgccgtcgccgtcgccgttgccgtggacgatgacgatgatgatgatgacgacgatgcggatgataatgataatgatgatgatatggataatgataataataatgtgatTGTTGTCGATCGTTCAAGTGCTCatgccgcagcagcagctgccgctgccgcacGTGACATTGCCCAAAGGATTGCACACCATAGCGCCAGGCTAGTCCATGGCGAGGACGACGacgaggatgaggaggagcTGCGTGAATCGCATGACAGATTGctgcactcgcactcgcactcgcattCTCATTCGCACTCACCCGGTGTGCTGCAGCCCAAGACGGAGATCATCGacgatgattatgatgatgaaaTGGAtctggatgatgatgatgaggcggacaacagcagcaatgatATGGGCCTCAATATGAAGATGAGCAGCGGCGGTGTCGATCTCTCGACGGGCTCAACCGTCATACCATCGCCTCTGATCACATTGCCCTCATCATCCGCcgctgcggcagcggcagcagcagcagcggccgCAGCAGCCGCCATTGAGTCCGCCCGCTCCACGCCCGGCGGTGGCGCCTCCGATCTAAGCCTGTCCATGGCACAGTCAGCGCGTCCAGCGTCACGCTCATCGCGCGATGGCAACAGCACCGCCGACGGACGCGCCTCCAGCCTCATGAATCCCGGTGTTGCCGGACTCTTGCCAGTGCAATCGGTGCCATTG AGCCTCAAGAAAGAGATCGATTGCAGCGAGGATGACAACAGCAGTCACAGTAGACACATGCAACCGCGTTCGGCATCAGCTGGCGGCGGATTGGGCGGCGATCTTGATTACCGCGCCTCACATGAGTCG GAAACGTCCGAATCGCCCCAACAACACGCTGTGGGCGTTGGCGCGGTCCTCGGCGGCGGtttgagcagcagcagcagcagcgcagccgccgccgccgccgttGCCGCCGCCGCAGCCGCTGCccatgagcagcagcagcagcagcagccgccgcAAACGTCgccaccgccgccgctgcATCTATGCATATATTGTGGCGCCGCCTTCTCCAACCAAAACAAACTCACGCGTCACGTGCTCTCGCACTCGCTGAAGACGCTCGAGTATCGCGAGCCGAGCGCCCATGCCGCCCTCCTCCACTCACACCTGCTGACGGCGCACGACCTCAACATGGGCGCCTTGGCCCAGGCGTTCCCCTTCCAGATGAATGCCGCCATGGCGGCCAGTGCCGGCAGCAGTGATCCGCAGGAGCAGGCGGCCGCTGTCGCCGCCGCATTGGGCCTCGAAATGGAGATTGCAATGCATGGAGCCAGCTGCACATTTCAGAGCCTAACCGCCAGCTGCCTGGAGGCAGCCGGCTCGAGTGGTGCCAGCGGTCGTTTGGGATTATCCGGTTGCGGTTCCGGTTCATCGACATCCGGCAATGGCGGCATTGCGGCCACATCCGCCAGCTTGTTACTTGGCAGTGGCGGTGCTAGTGGAGGcggtgctgctggtgttggtgGCATGGGcgctggtgttgctgctggtggcagcgctggtggtggcggtggcggtggcggcggcggcggctcATCGTCGCCCTCAACGTCCGCCGCAGCGTCGGCAGCGGCGCAGTCCGGCTCGTCGGCCGCCTCGTTGCTCGGCGCGTCAAGTGATCCGAATAGTGTTGTCATGT GTGATCGACCATTTAAATGTGAGTTTTGTGGCAAAGCGTTTAAGCTGCGCCACCACATGAAAGATCATTGTCGCGTGCACACGG GTGAACGTCCCTTCAGATGCCACATGTGCGGCAAGACTTTCTCGCGCTCGACGATCCTCAAGGCGCACGAGAAAACGCATTTTCCCAAATATGTACGAAAGTTTTTGTCACCCAGCCCGGTCGATACAAAGGATGAGCTACCGCAATAG
- the LOC117794205 gene encoding sex determination protein fruitless isoform X2: protein MGSEQYCLRWNNHQSNLLGVFSQLLQDGSLVDVTLACSGGPSIRAHKVVLSACSSYFQSLFLQHSDPHPIVILKDVRFAELQTLVEFMYKGEVNVQYCQLPALLKTAESLKVKGLAEMTNQNTTLREPEREPDRLRPHSQASGKAADSPALDATAAAAAAATSSSSSSSSSSATATTTATTTATAAATTTTAAATDNTAATAAGTSSTTTTATAAATTTTTSSAAAAAATAATNTSAAAAAAASTATEASQTSASKREASERCSPTPPKRTASSAATSSSVAPIELLEDEDEDELEEDEMEEDTPMPLDLYQRPAAAAAAAAVASLEPPESSAHSNNNNSSSSSRNNTNNTNNNSSRNNNNSSSSNIINISSCSSSNNNNNSNNNSNNNNSSSNNSSNQISSVAGSPSGSNGDCGATNVATESSSHVAAVAVAVAVDDDDDDDDDDADDNDNDDDMDNDNNNVIVVDRSSAHAAAAAAAAARDIAQRIAHHSARLVHGEDDDEDEEELRESHDRLLHSHSHSHSHSHSPGVLQPKTEIIDDDYDDEMDLDDDDEADNSSNDMGLNMKMSSGGVDLSTGSTVIPSPLITLPSSSAAAAAAAAAAAAAAAIESARSTPGGGASDLSLSMAQSARPASRSSRDGNSTADGRASSLMNPGVAGLLPVQSVPLSLKKEIDCSEDDNSSHSRHMQPRSASAGGGLGGDLDYRASHESETSESPQQHAVGVGAVLGGGLSSSSSSAAAAAAVAAAAAAAHEQQQQQQPPQTSPPPPLHLCIYCGAAFSNQNKLTRHVLSHSLKTLEYREPSAHAALLHSHLLTAHDLNMGALAQAFPFQMNAAMAASAGSSDPQEQAAAVAAALGLEMEIAMHGASCTFQSLTASCLEAAGSSGASGRLGLSGCGSGSSTSGNGGIAATSASLLLGSGGASGGGAAGVGGMGAGVAAGGSAGGGGGGGGGGGSSSPSTSAAASAAAQSGSSAASLLGASSDPNSVVMCKFCAKSFPDVTSLITHLSVHTGDRPFKCEFCGKAFKLRHHMKDHCRVHTGERPFRCHMCGKTFSRSTILKAHEKTHFPKYVRKFLSPSPVDTKDELPQ from the exons gTGGTCCTCTCAGCCTGCTCCTCGTATTTCCAGAGCCTGTTTCTGCAGCACTCCGATCCACATCCAATTGTGATACTGAAGGACGTCCGTTTTGCCGAGCTGCAAACATTAGTTGAATTCATGTACAAGGGCGAGGTGAACGTGCAATATTGTCAGTTGCCAGCGCTGCTCAAGACAGCCGAATCACTCAAG GTTAAAGGATTAGCCGAGATGACAAATCAGAATACGACGTTGCGGGAACCCGAAAGGGAACCGGATCGACTGCGTCCTCATTCGCAGGCGAGCGGCAAGGCGGCCGATAGTCCAGCCCTGgatgccacagcagcagcggcagcagcagctaccagtagcagtagcagcagcagcagcagctcagcaacagcaacaaccacagcgacaacaacagcaacagcagcagcaacaacaacaacggcagctgCAACGGATAACacagcggcaacagctgcTGGTACAAgcagtacaacaacaacagcaacagctgctgcaaccacaacaacaacatcatcagcagcagcagcagcagcaacagcagcaacaaatacatcagcagcagcagcagcagcagcgtcgacAGCGACGGAAGCGTCACAGACGTCAGCGTCAAAGCGTGAGGCAAGCGAACGTTGCAGCCCAACGCCGCCAAAGCGGACAGCGAGCAGCGCTGCAACATCGTCAAGTGTGGCGCCAATAGAGCTGCTGGAGGATGAGGACGAGGATGAGCTGGAGGAAGATGAAATGGAGGAGGATACACCAATGCCGCTAGATCTCTATCAAAGacccgccgccgccgccgccgccgccgctgtTGCGTCTCTTGAGCCGCCCGAGAGCTCAgctcacagcaacaacaacaacagtagcagcagcagcagaaataACACTAACAatactaacaacaacagcagcagaaacaacaacaacagcagcagcagcaacattataAACATTAGCAGCtgcagcagtagcaacaacaacaacaacagcaacaacaacagcaacaacaacaacagcagcagcaacaacagcagcaaccaaaTCTCATCGGTGGCAGGTTCGCCGAGTGGCAGCAACGGTGACTGTGGCGCCACAAATGTTGCAACTGAGTCAAGCAGCCATGTTGctgccgtcgccgtcgccgttgccgtggacgatgacgatgatgatgatgacgacgatgcggatgataatgataatgatgatgatatggataatgataataataatgtgatTGTTGTCGATCGTTCAAGTGCTCatgccgcagcagcagctgccgctgccgcacGTGACATTGCCCAAAGGATTGCACACCATAGCGCCAGGCTAGTCCATGGCGAGGACGACGacgaggatgaggaggagcTGCGTGAATCGCATGACAGATTGctgcactcgcactcgcactcgcattCTCATTCGCACTCACCCGGTGTGCTGCAGCCCAAGACGGAGATCATCGacgatgattatgatgatgaaaTGGAtctggatgatgatgatgaggcggacaacagcagcaatgatATGGGCCTCAATATGAAGATGAGCAGCGGCGGTGTCGATCTCTCGACGGGCTCAACCGTCATACCATCGCCTCTGATCACATTGCCCTCATCATCCGCcgctgcggcagcggcagcagcagcagcggccgCAGCAGCCGCCATTGAGTCCGCCCGCTCCACGCCCGGCGGTGGCGCCTCCGATCTAAGCCTGTCCATGGCACAGTCAGCGCGTCCAGCGTCACGCTCATCGCGCGATGGCAACAGCACCGCCGACGGACGCGCCTCCAGCCTCATGAATCCCGGTGTTGCCGGACTCTTGCCAGTGCAATCGGTGCCATTG AGCCTCAAGAAAGAGATCGATTGCAGCGAGGATGACAACAGCAGTCACAGTAGACACATGCAACCGCGTTCGGCATCAGCTGGCGGCGGATTGGGCGGCGATCTTGATTACCGCGCCTCACATGAGTCG GAAACGTCCGAATCGCCCCAACAACACGCTGTGGGCGTTGGCGCGGTCCTCGGCGGCGGtttgagcagcagcagcagcagcgcagccgccgccgccgccgttGCCGCCGCCGCAGCCGCTGCccatgagcagcagcagcagcagcagccgccgcAAACGTCgccaccgccgccgctgcATCTATGCATATATTGTGGCGCCGCCTTCTCCAACCAAAACAAACTCACGCGTCACGTGCTCTCGCACTCGCTGAAGACGCTCGAGTATCGCGAGCCGAGCGCCCATGCCGCCCTCCTCCACTCACACCTGCTGACGGCGCACGACCTCAACATGGGCGCCTTGGCCCAGGCGTTCCCCTTCCAGATGAATGCCGCCATGGCGGCCAGTGCCGGCAGCAGTGATCCGCAGGAGCAGGCGGCCGCTGTCGCCGCCGCATTGGGCCTCGAAATGGAGATTGCAATGCATGGAGCCAGCTGCACATTTCAGAGCCTAACCGCCAGCTGCCTGGAGGCAGCCGGCTCGAGTGGTGCCAGCGGTCGTTTGGGATTATCCGGTTGCGGTTCCGGTTCATCGACATCCGGCAATGGCGGCATTGCGGCCACATCCGCCAGCTTGTTACTTGGCAGTGGCGGTGCTAGTGGAGGcggtgctgctggtgttggtgGCATGGGcgctggtgttgctgctggtggcagcgctggtggtggcggtggcggtggcggcggcggcggctcATCGTCGCCCTCAACGTCCGCCGCAGCGTCGGCAGCGGCGCAGTCCGGCTCGTCGGCCGCCTCGTTGCTCGGCGCGTCAAGTGATCCGAATAGTGTTGTCATGTGTAAGTTCTGTGCTAAAAGTTTTCCCGATGTTACATCACTGATCACGCATTTGTCGGTACATACAGGTGATCGACCATTTAAATGTGAGTTTTGTGGCAAAGCGTTTAAGCTGCGCCACCACATGAAAGATCATTGTCGCGTGCACACGG GTGAACGTCCCTTCAGATGCCACATGTGCGGCAAGACTTTCTCGCGCTCGACGATCCTCAAGGCGCACGAGAAAACGCATTTTCCCAAATATGTACGAAAGTTTTTGTCACCCAGCCCGGTCGATACAAAGGATGAGCTACCGCAATAG